A section of the Bacillus sp. HSf4 genome encodes:
- the budA gene encoding acetolactate decarboxylase — MKSISKQKVISSIDKNLDQVYQVSTMVSLLDGIYDGDFYMSEIKEHGDFGIGTFNQLDGELIGFDGEFYRLRSDGKAYPIEETDCSPFCSLTFFRPDIYHEINQRMTLEQFEKEMKKVMSSENLFYAIRMDGVFKKVKTRTVELQEKPYVPMVEAVKSQPIFDFDDIKGTIVGFWTPGFAHGIAVSGFHLHFIDEERNGGGHVFDYEIEKCTVQISQKLNMNLRLPNTKDFFKADLASHDLVAGIEATEGNPEQ; from the coding sequence ATGAAAAGTATAAGCAAGCAGAAAGTCATTTCATCGATCGATAAAAATCTTGACCAAGTCTATCAGGTCTCGACGATGGTTTCCCTATTGGACGGTATTTACGACGGGGATTTTTACATGTCGGAGATTAAGGAGCACGGAGACTTCGGGATCGGTACGTTTAATCAGCTTGACGGAGAACTGATCGGGTTTGACGGTGAGTTTTACCGACTCCGTTCAGATGGAAAGGCCTATCCCATTGAAGAAACGGACTGTTCTCCTTTTTGTTCGCTAACGTTCTTCCGTCCGGACATTTACCATGAGATCAATCAACGAATGACGCTTGAACAGTTTGAAAAAGAGATGAAAAAGGTCATGTCGAGCGAAAATCTGTTTTATGCGATTCGCATGGACGGTGTCTTTAAAAAAGTGAAAACGAGAACGGTGGAATTACAGGAAAAACCGTACGTCCCGATGGTCGAAGCGGTTAAATCCCAGCCGATCTTCGATTTTGACGACATTAAAGGCACAATCGTCGGCTTTTGGACGCCTGGGTTTGCTCACGGTATCGCCGTATCAGGCTTTCACCTTCATTTTATTGATGAAGAACGCAATGGCGGCGGGCATGTATTTGATTATGAAATCGAAAAATGTACGGTTCAGATTTCGCAAAAACTGAACATGAACCTCAGATTACCGAATACGAAGGATTTCTTTAAAGCGGATTTAGCAAGCCACGATCTTGTGGCAGGCATTGAAGCGACAGAAGGAAATCCGGAACAATGA
- a CDS encoding LysR family transcriptional regulator, translating into MEMRLFEYTVEIYQQGSFTKAADSLHIAQPSLSQQIKKLEFELGFPLFYRKRGGVSPTPQGKRFIQRAQEMLRARDELLREMRDQRLEMGTELSIGMPAVTGAYLLPPLLKAFLDKHPNVHVQLIEESPAVLEEMTENGEIDLSILPLPIENERLATVPILTEPLFLAVPFEKQSWMTEPLQTFIYSVRNEAEKTAVPLKAAEAVPFILLKEGYGFRRTVLDLCAEAGFKPRVTFKTSSIETAQSLVEHGMGVTVVPRMVMRETSGKMIYAPLDTGSSRTLVFAYSENCYVSRAAKAFMEAAKKMNRTSF; encoded by the coding sequence ATGGAGATGAGACTTTTTGAATATACCGTTGAAATCTATCAGCAAGGCAGTTTTACGAAAGCTGCTGACAGCCTTCATATCGCTCAGCCATCGCTGAGCCAGCAAATCAAAAAACTGGAGTTCGAGCTTGGCTTTCCCCTCTTTTACCGGAAAAGGGGGGGCGTGTCTCCGACTCCCCAAGGAAAACGGTTTATTCAAAGGGCACAGGAGATGCTCAGGGCGAGAGATGAACTGCTGCGCGAAATGCGGGATCAGCGGCTGGAAATGGGGACAGAGCTGTCGATCGGGATGCCGGCTGTTACGGGAGCCTATCTGTTGCCCCCGCTGTTAAAAGCGTTTTTGGACAAACATCCGAATGTACATGTCCAGCTGATCGAAGAATCGCCAGCAGTGTTGGAGGAAATGACGGAAAATGGTGAAATTGATTTGTCAATTTTGCCGCTGCCGATTGAAAATGAACGGCTGGCAACCGTGCCAATCTTGACAGAGCCGCTTTTTCTGGCCGTCCCGTTTGAAAAGCAGAGCTGGATGACGGAGCCATTGCAGACGTTTATTTATTCCGTCCGAAACGAAGCGGAAAAAACGGCCGTTCCATTAAAGGCGGCTGAAGCTGTTCCGTTTATTTTATTAAAAGAAGGGTACGGGTTCAGAAGGACTGTGCTTGATCTCTGTGCAGAAGCCGGGTTTAAGCCGCGGGTGACTTTCAAAACAAGCAGCATTGAAACCGCACAGTCCCTTGTTGAACATGGAATGGGTGTCACCGTGGTGCCCCGGATGGTGATGAGGGAAACATCCGGCAAAATGATCTATGCCCCTTTAGATACGGGATCGTCCCGAACCCTTGTGTTTGCCTATTCGGAAAACTGTTATGTAAGCCGTGCTGCTAAAGCGTTTATGGAGGCAGCGAAAAAAATGAACCGGACCTCCTTTTGA
- a CDS encoding sugar ABC transporter ATP-binding protein, with amino-acid sequence MHIEMKDIYKAFGQNQVLSGVSFELQEGEIHALMGENGAGKSTLMNLLTGLHKLDSGMIKIDGKETYFSDPKDAEQNGIAFIHQELNIWPEMTVLENLFIGRELSLTLGFLNNKKMKALAKSQLDKLGVSISLDQEAGHCSVGQQQMIEIAKALMTDAKVIIMDEPTAALTEREIKKLFEVIAALKKNGVSIVYISHRMEEIFTICDRITVMRDGKTVDTKRIPDTDFHEVVKKMVGRELTERYPARNPNPGAAVLEVKNASKKGIFQNISFTIHAGEIVGISGLMGAGRTEMMRAIFGLDPLDSGEILINGKKTAVKKPSDAVQRGIGFITENRKDEGLVLDASIRDNIALPNLASFSPKGWIDQKSEQEFVDLLIKRLTIKTASRETDARSLSGGNQQKVVIAKWIGIGPKVLIMDEPTRGVDVGAKREIYELMNELTDRGVAIIMVSSELPEILGMSDRVLVIHEGTLSGELSRKDATQERIMTLATGGR; translated from the coding sequence ATGCATATTGAAATGAAAGACATTTATAAGGCATTTGGACAAAACCAGGTTTTGTCCGGTGTTTCCTTCGAACTTCAGGAAGGTGAAATCCATGCCTTAATGGGAGAAAACGGAGCGGGAAAATCAACCTTGATGAATCTATTGACCGGCCTTCACAAGCTGGACAGCGGAATGATCAAGATCGACGGGAAGGAAACGTATTTTTCCGATCCGAAGGATGCTGAACAAAACGGCATCGCCTTCATCCACCAAGAGCTGAACATTTGGCCGGAAATGACCGTCTTGGAGAATTTATTTATCGGCCGGGAGCTGTCTTTAACACTCGGATTTTTAAACAACAAAAAAATGAAAGCGCTAGCAAAATCCCAACTTGATAAACTGGGCGTCTCCATCTCTCTCGATCAAGAAGCCGGCCACTGTTCCGTCGGCCAGCAGCAAATGATTGAAATCGCCAAAGCGCTGATGACAGACGCCAAGGTGATCATCATGGATGAACCGACAGCGGCTTTGACAGAGCGAGAAATCAAGAAGCTGTTCGAAGTCATTGCAGCATTGAAGAAAAATGGCGTGTCCATCGTCTATATTTCCCACCGCATGGAGGAGATTTTTACGATTTGCGACCGGATTACAGTTATGCGCGACGGAAAAACGGTCGATACAAAAAGAATTCCAGACACCGACTTTCATGAAGTTGTGAAAAAAATGGTCGGCCGGGAGCTGACGGAACGCTATCCCGCAAGGAATCCAAACCCGGGTGCAGCCGTGCTCGAAGTCAAGAATGCTTCAAAAAAAGGAATCTTCCAAAATATCAGCTTCACCATCCATGCCGGTGAGATCGTCGGGATATCCGGCCTGATGGGAGCGGGGCGCACGGAGATGATGAGAGCCATTTTCGGACTCGATCCGCTTGATTCAGGAGAGATTTTGATTAACGGCAAAAAAACGGCTGTCAAAAAGCCGAGCGACGCCGTTCAACGAGGTATCGGCTTTATCACTGAAAACCGGAAAGACGAAGGCCTTGTGCTCGATGCGTCGATCAGGGACAACATTGCACTGCCAAACCTCGCCAGCTTTTCTCCGAAAGGATGGATCGATCAAAAAAGCGAGCAGGAATTCGTCGACTTGTTGATCAAACGGCTGACGATCAAAACCGCTTCGCGCGAAACCGATGCGCGCAGCCTTTCTGGGGGAAACCAGCAGAAAGTGGTCATTGCCAAATGGATCGGCATCGGCCCTAAAGTTCTGATTATGGATGAACCGACGCGCGGCGTCGATGTCGGAGCCAAAAGGGAAATTTACGAGCTGATGAATGAGCTGACAGACCGCGGCGTCGCGATCATAATGGTCTCATCAGAACTCCCCGAGATCCTCGGGATGAGCGACCGGGTCCTTGTCATCCATGAAGGAACGCTCAGCGGAGAATTGTCAAGAAAAGACGCGACACAAGAACGGATTATGACACTCGCTACAGGAGGGCGGTAA
- the ggt gene encoding gamma-glutamyltransferase gives MEKLKIGTKQMVVSPHYLASLAGHSMLEKGGNAFDAAVAVSACLAVVYPHMTGLGGDSFWLMYHQKSGAVKGYNGSGRSGRLAVRERYAGEAAIPARGVRSAITVPGMADSWCEIVAAFGRLSLKDVLEPAVMYAEQGFPVSRDQCENTEKNAHWMCEIPVTSDIYLPGGKPPSPGERFVQKELAASLTILAEKGRHAFYQGEIAQVLAAYLQNNGGLLTLEDFARHKGEWVDPISTTYREYDIYQMPPNSQGFTGLMTLNILENYDFTNIKHGSFEYYHLLIEALKRSFADRNQVLTDPDFSPVPLDRLLDKAYARKLAADIGAQAMPLESPPAGSDTAYAAVMDGEGNAVSFIQSLYFEFGSGVTAGDTGIILQNRGSFFSLDPGHVNTLEPDKRSFHTLMPAMACKDGKPKILYGTQGGEGQPQTQTALLTRMIDYGMDPQTAVNEPRWVWGRTWGDQVEGLRIENRVAPEVIQKLRENGHRVTAVNDYDGIVGHAAVIQMDDHGFLRGGTDPRSDGAAIGV, from the coding sequence TTGCCGTTGTCTATCCGCATATGACCGGGCTTGGCGGAGATTCATTTTGGCTGATGTATCATCAAAAAAGCGGAGCTGTAAAGGGGTACAATGGAAGCGGAAGGTCAGGAAGGCTTGCCGTCCGTGAGAGATACGCAGGCGAGGCTGCAATCCCGGCCAGAGGGGTGCGGAGTGCGATAACCGTTCCGGGAATGGCCGACAGCTGGTGCGAAATAGTGGCGGCCTTCGGGCGCCTTTCCCTCAAAGATGTTCTCGAACCGGCGGTTATGTATGCTGAACAAGGATTTCCCGTCTCGCGCGATCAATGTGAAAACACTGAAAAAAACGCTCACTGGATGTGTGAGATACCGGTGACATCAGACATATACCTGCCCGGGGGAAAACCGCCTTCCCCTGGTGAGCGTTTCGTGCAAAAAGAACTTGCCGCATCATTAACGATTCTTGCAGAAAAAGGGAGACATGCTTTTTATCAAGGGGAGATCGCTCAAGTCTTAGCCGCTTATCTGCAAAACAACGGAGGTCTTTTGACCCTTGAAGACTTCGCCCGCCATAAAGGGGAATGGGTGGACCCCATTTCTACTACATACAGAGAATATGACATCTATCAAATGCCTCCCAATTCCCAAGGTTTCACAGGCCTCATGACGCTAAACATCCTGGAAAACTATGATTTTACCAATATCAAACACGGTTCTTTTGAATATTATCATCTGTTGATCGAAGCATTAAAACGAAGCTTTGCCGACCGCAATCAAGTATTAACTGACCCGGATTTTTCGCCGGTGCCGCTTGACCGTTTGCTTGACAAAGCATATGCCCGCAAGCTGGCAGCGGATATAGGGGCGCAGGCGATGCCTTTGGAAAGCCCGCCGGCCGGAAGTGATACAGCATATGCTGCTGTCATGGATGGAGAAGGGAATGCCGTGTCTTTTATTCAAAGTCTGTATTTTGAATTTGGCTCAGGTGTGACAGCTGGAGATACGGGAATCATCCTGCAGAACAGAGGGTCGTTTTTTTCACTTGATCCAGGACATGTCAATACGCTGGAGCCGGACAAAAGATCGTTTCATACATTGATGCCGGCGATGGCGTGCAAGGACGGCAAACCGAAAATCCTCTACGGAACACAGGGTGGTGAAGGGCAGCCTCAGACGCAGACGGCTCTATTGACGAGAATGATAGATTACGGGATGGATCCGCAGACAGCCGTCAATGAGCCGAGATGGGTGTGGGGCAGAACATGGGGGGATCAGGTTGAGGGTTTGAGAATTGAAAACAGAGTCGCGCCCGAGGTGATTCAAAAGCTGAGAGAGAACGGACACCGGGTGACGGCAGTCAATGATTATGACGGGATCGTGGGACATGCGGCGGTTATTCAAATGGATGATCACGGTTTCCTTCGGGGTGGAACAGACCCGAGAAGCGATGGCGCCGCCATCGGTGTTTGA
- the alsS gene encoding acetolactate synthase AlsS: MNNLAAKNETLTVRGAELVVDSLIQQGVTHVFGIPGAKIDAVYDVLKDKGPELIVCRHEQNAAFMAAAVGRLTGKPGVCLVTSGPGASNLATGLVTANTEGDPVVALAGAVKRADRLKKTHQSMDNAALFQPITKYSAEVEDSNNIPEAMTNAFRAAASGQAGAAFLSLPQDVTSGPATAKPVGTLPAPKLGAAPDELISAAIAKLHNANLPVVLVGMKGGRPEAAEAVRRLLRKVKLPFVETYQAAGTLSHDLEDQYFGRIGLFRNQPGDMLLEKADVVLTIGYDPIEYDPVFWNGKGERSIIHLDEIQADIDHDYQPEIELIGDIAETLNHIEHDSLPVSIDKPLAPVLQYLKKALAEQSEPPKEKKADLVHPLQIIQDLRQLLSDDLTVTCDIGSHAIWMSRYFRSYRPLGLLISNGMQTLGVALPWAIAATLVNPGQKVVSVSGDGGFLFSAMELETAVRLKAPIVHLVWNDSTYDMVAFQQEMKYNRTSGVDFGNIDIVKYAESFGAKGLRVNSPDELQDVLKEGLDAEGPVVIDIPVDYSDNVHLADQRFPKAFEEQFNKQTSKQS, from the coding sequence TTGAATAATCTAGCCGCTAAAAATGAAACTCTTACTGTAAGAGGAGCAGAGCTTGTGGTGGACAGTCTCATTCAGCAAGGTGTCACTCATGTTTTCGGTATTCCGGGAGCAAAAATCGATGCGGTTTATGACGTGTTGAAAGACAAGGGGCCTGAATTGATCGTTTGCCGTCACGAGCAGAATGCAGCATTTATGGCGGCGGCAGTCGGACGATTGACTGGAAAGCCCGGTGTTTGCCTGGTGACTTCAGGTCCGGGAGCGTCTAATTTAGCTACCGGTCTTGTAACAGCCAATACAGAAGGAGATCCGGTTGTTGCCCTGGCGGGTGCTGTAAAAAGAGCGGATCGTCTCAAGAAAACGCATCAATCGATGGATAACGCGGCGTTGTTTCAGCCGATTACAAAATACAGCGCAGAAGTAGAGGATTCTAATAATATTCCTGAAGCCATGACCAATGCGTTCAGAGCGGCGGCTTCTGGACAGGCCGGCGCAGCCTTTCTCAGCCTTCCGCAGGACGTGACGTCCGGCCCGGCAACCGCCAAACCGGTGGGAACCTTGCCGGCGCCGAAGTTGGGCGCGGCTCCGGATGAACTGATCAGCGCGGCCATCGCCAAACTTCATAATGCGAACCTTCCCGTCGTGCTTGTCGGCATGAAAGGAGGAAGACCTGAAGCGGCAGAAGCGGTCCGCCGTCTGCTTAGAAAAGTGAAGCTTCCGTTCGTTGAAACATATCAGGCGGCAGGAACGCTTTCCCACGATCTCGAAGACCAATACTTCGGCCGCATCGGATTATTCCGCAATCAGCCCGGTGATATGTTATTGGAAAAAGCGGATGTCGTCCTGACGATCGGCTATGATCCGATTGAATATGATCCGGTCTTTTGGAATGGAAAAGGTGAGCGCAGCATTATTCACCTTGATGAAATTCAAGCTGATATCGATCATGACTACCAGCCTGAAATTGAGCTTATCGGTGACATCGCAGAGACTTTAAACCATATTGAGCATGACTCTCTGCCTGTTTCAATCGACAAACCGCTCGCGCCTGTTCTTCAATACTTAAAGAAAGCATTGGCGGAACAAAGCGAACCGCCTAAAGAGAAAAAAGCGGATCTTGTTCATCCGCTGCAAATCATTCAAGATTTGCGCCAATTGCTGAGCGATGATTTGACGGTGACCTGTGACATCGGTTCCCATGCCATTTGGATGTCGAGATATTTCCGTTCCTACCGTCCGCTTGGCCTCTTGATTTCAAACGGTATGCAAACGCTCGGTGTTGCTCTGCCTTGGGCGATTGCGGCAACCCTTGTCAATCCGGGGCAAAAAGTCGTATCTGTTTCAGGAGACGGCGGCTTCTTGTTCTCAGCGATGGAATTGGAGACAGCGGTCAGATTGAAAGCGCCGATTGTCCACCTCGTCTGGAATGACAGCACATACGACATGGTGGCGTTCCAGCAGGAAATGAAATACAACCGGACGTCAGGAGTCGACTTTGGCAATATCGATATCGTAAAATATGCTGAAAGCTTTGGAGCAAAAGGATTGAGAGTCAATTCTCCTGATGAGCTGCAGGATGTGCTTAAAGAAGGTCTTGATGCAGAGGGACCTGTCGTTATTGATATCCCGGTTGATTACAGTGATAACGTGCATTTGGCAGACCAGCGTTTTCCAAAAGCATTTGAGGAACAATTCAATAAACAAACCTCTAAGCAATCTTGA
- the rbsB gene encoding ribose ABC transporter substrate-binding protein RbsB, which yields MKNILTLLTAFMLLFLSACSLEPPEWAKPKKDNGSDIKIGLSVSTLKNPFFVSLKNGVVNEAKKRGIEVIVVDAQDDSAKQINDVEDLLQQGVDALLINPTDSSAISTAVQSANSLGIPVITLDRSADKGKVETLVASDNVKGGQMAADYIVKQLGKGAKVAELEGVPGASATRERGSGFHKTADQKLDVIAKQTANFDRTKGLNVMENLLQGHPDIQAVFAHNDEMALGAIEAIRSSGKDILVVGFDGNEDAVKAVKAGDMAATIAQQPELIGKLAVQAAKDILNGKKVEQTIPAPLKLEAKK from the coding sequence ATGAAAAACATACTGACGCTGCTTACGGCATTCATGCTTCTGTTTTTGTCAGCCTGTTCGTTGGAGCCGCCGGAATGGGCCAAACCAAAAAAAGACAATGGATCTGATATCAAAATCGGTTTATCCGTCTCCACTCTGAAAAATCCGTTTTTCGTTTCCTTAAAAAACGGTGTTGTCAATGAAGCGAAAAAACGGGGAATCGAAGTGATCGTCGTTGATGCACAGGACGATTCAGCTAAACAGATCAATGATGTAGAAGACCTTCTCCAGCAAGGTGTGGATGCTCTTTTGATCAATCCGACGGATTCCTCGGCGATTTCCACGGCCGTCCAATCCGCCAATTCGCTCGGCATCCCGGTCATCACCCTTGACCGCTCAGCTGATAAAGGAAAAGTGGAAACGCTTGTCGCTTCAGATAATGTAAAAGGCGGACAAATGGCAGCCGATTACATCGTGAAACAGCTTGGAAAAGGCGCCAAAGTCGCTGAGCTGGAGGGTGTTCCCGGCGCTTCGGCGACAAGGGAGCGCGGCTCCGGTTTTCACAAAACGGCGGATCAAAAACTCGATGTCATCGCCAAGCAAACGGCCAACTTTGACCGGACAAAAGGGCTGAACGTCATGGAAAACCTCCTTCAAGGACACCCGGATATTCAAGCCGTCTTCGCTCATAACGATGAGATGGCGCTCGGTGCGATCGAAGCGATCAGAAGCTCTGGCAAGGACATCCTTGTCGTCGGTTTTGACGGAAATGAAGATGCGGTCAAAGCGGTGAAAGCGGGAGATATGGCAGCCACGATCGCCCAGCAGCCGGAATTGATCGGCAAGCTCGCAGTTCAGGCCGCCAAGGATATTTTAAACGGGAAAAAGGTCGAGCAAACGATCCCGGCCCCGCTGAAGCTGGAAGCCAAAAAATAA
- the rbsC gene encoding ribose ABC transporter permease RbsC, which produces MNQQPAKHIEKSLNIDSVLQKLGPLLGLIILVVIVSVLNPSFLEPLNILNLLRQVAINALIAFGMTFVILTGGIDLSVGAILALSSALIAGMIVGGIDPIFAIIIGCLIGAVLGMVNGLLITKGKMAPFIATLATMTIFRGLTMVYTDGNPITGLGTSYGFQLFGRGYLLGIPVPAVTMAAAFVILWAILHQTPFGRRTYAIGGNEKAALISGIKVPRIKVMIYGLSGLLSALAGAILTSRLNSAQPTAGTSYELDAIAAVVLGGTSLAGGRGRIVGTLIGVLIIGTLNNGLNLIGVSSFFQMVVKGIVILIAVLLDRKKSA; this is translated from the coding sequence ATGAATCAGCAACCGGCTAAACATATTGAAAAAAGCCTTAATATCGACTCTGTTTTACAAAAACTCGGCCCGCTTCTCGGGCTGATCATTCTCGTTGTCATCGTTTCGGTATTAAATCCGAGCTTTTTAGAGCCGTTAAATATTTTAAACCTGCTGCGTCAGGTCGCGATCAATGCGCTGATCGCGTTTGGCATGACCTTTGTCATTCTGACGGGAGGTATCGACCTTTCCGTCGGCGCGATTCTCGCATTATCAAGCGCTTTAATCGCCGGGATGATCGTCGGCGGCATCGACCCTATTTTCGCCATTATCATCGGCTGTCTGATCGGGGCTGTGCTGGGGATGGTAAACGGGCTTTTGATCACAAAAGGCAAGATGGCTCCATTTATCGCAACGCTTGCGACAATGACGATTTTCCGCGGACTGACGATGGTCTATACGGATGGAAACCCGATTACAGGGCTCGGCACCAGCTACGGCTTTCAGCTTTTCGGCCGCGGCTACCTGTTGGGCATTCCCGTCCCCGCCGTCACCATGGCGGCAGCTTTTGTCATCCTTTGGGCGATTCTTCATCAAACACCGTTCGGACGCCGCACATACGCGATCGGCGGTAACGAAAAAGCGGCGCTGATTTCTGGAATTAAAGTACCGCGGATCAAAGTGATGATCTATGGTCTTTCCGGCCTTTTATCCGCATTGGCGGGAGCCATTTTGACGTCGCGCTTGAATTCTGCCCAGCCGACGGCGGGCACCTCTTATGAGCTTGACGCCATCGCCGCCGTCGTTTTGGGCGGAACAAGCCTTGCCGGAGGAAGAGGACGGATCGTCGGCACACTGATCGGTGTGCTCATCATCGGAACATTAAATAACGGTTTGAACCTGATCGGCGTCTCCTCGTTTTTCCAAATGGTCGTCAAAGGTATCGTCATTTTGATCGCAGTCTTGCTTGACCGCAAGAAATCCGCATAA
- the alsR gene encoding acetoin biosynthesis transcriptional regulator AlsR, whose translation MELRHLRYFMVVAEELHFGKAALRLQMTQPPLSQQIKQLESEIGVTLLKRSKRAVKLTAAGSVFLKQITEGLSQIDQAVDMAQRTARGELGRLVIGFVGSATFEIMPPIIREYRNQFPSVKIELRELSTPNQIKALLNGHIDIGVLHPPLGNDELKTNTLKKSRCVLALPKYHPLTEKARVQLKDLEDEALIVIAKESWPSLYTEFNFLCEKAGFIPNIAQEATEYQMVIGLVSAGMGVAVVPAAAKRLFNLDVIYKEIEDMPLHAEWITAHRKDNRNPALKHFIDVSNEQNNQ comes from the coding sequence ATGGAGCTGCGCCACCTTCGTTATTTTATGGTTGTAGCCGAAGAGCTGCATTTCGGAAAAGCAGCTCTTCGGCTGCAAATGACACAGCCTCCGCTCAGCCAGCAAATAAAACAGCTTGAAAGTGAGATTGGCGTAACCTTGCTGAAGAGATCAAAAAGAGCCGTCAAACTGACGGCAGCAGGCAGTGTTTTTTTAAAGCAAATCACCGAAGGCCTCTCCCAGATTGACCAGGCGGTCGACATGGCCCAGCGTACGGCGCGGGGGGAGCTTGGCAGACTCGTGATCGGCTTTGTCGGTTCTGCAACGTTTGAGATCATGCCACCGATCATCAGGGAATACCGTAACCAGTTTCCTTCCGTTAAAATTGAGCTGAGGGAGCTTTCAACCCCCAATCAAATCAAAGCTTTATTAAACGGGCATATTGACATCGGTGTACTGCACCCCCCGCTGGGAAACGATGAACTGAAAACAAACACATTGAAGAAAAGCCGCTGCGTTCTCGCGCTTCCGAAATATCATCCGCTGACCGAAAAAGCCCGGGTTCAATTGAAAGACCTTGAAGATGAAGCGCTGATTGTCATCGCTAAAGAATCGTGGCCCTCTTTGTATACAGAGTTCAACTTTTTGTGTGAAAAAGCCGGATTTATCCCAAACATCGCCCAGGAAGCCACCGAATACCAGATGGTGATCGGCCTCGTATCGGCTGGAATGGGAGTTGCGGTCGTGCCGGCGGCGGCCAAACGGCTCTTTAATCTCGATGTGATCTACAAAGAAATCGAAGACATGCCGCTTCACGCAGAATGGATAACCGCACATAGAAAAGACAACCGAAATCCCGCTTTGAAGCATTTTATCGATGTGTCAAACGAGCAAAACAATCAATAG